One genomic window of Medicago truncatula cultivar Jemalong A17 chromosome 1, MtrunA17r5.0-ANR, whole genome shotgun sequence includes the following:
- the LOC25485187 gene encoding FCS-Like Zinc finger 8, with product MEDSSSKKITSSFFNSPKLFTSKGFHETETMMSPTSILDTKPFSCFKNPFWSETNSPITQHVCGEHKRCWDKLESKVVGLGLVDVLVDEKNSEVNSKPENKTVLFGSQLKIQIPPFLPTISTFSSSSESSPLSRGDFSINTRNSHLGSSSGSFSLSPVGKSSFGCANEIETSNSTHGVFKGCLSASEMELSEDYTRVISHGPNPRTTHIFDNCIIESSCFDIGCSAVKENGYCFPHPTSYPSESFLSVCFHCKKNLEQGKDIYMYRGEMAFCSHECRDQRMLLEDVMPI from the exons ATGGAAGATTCTAGTTCAAAGAAAATCACTTCATCCTTCTTCAATTCTCCAAAGTTGTTCACATCAAAAGGTTTTCATGAAACTGAAACCATGATGAGTCCTACTTCAATACTTGATACCAAgcctttttcttgtttcaagaATCCTTTTTGGTCTGAAACAAATAGCCCTATAACACAACATGTTTGTGGTGAACACAAACGTTGTTGGGATAAATTGGAGTCAAAAGTTGTTGGTCTTGGTCTTGTTGATGTTCTTGTAGATGAAAAAAACAGTGAAGTGAATTCAAAACCAGAGAACAAAACTGTTCTGTTTGGATCTCAGTTGAAGATTCAGATTCCTCCCTTTTTACCAacaatttcaactttttcttcttcatctgaatcatcacctTTATCTAGAGGTGATTTCAGCATCAACACAAGAAATTCTCATTTGGGTTCTTCTTCTGGAAGCTTTTCACTCTCTCCTGTGGGAAAATCTTCATTTGGGTGTGCTAATGAAATTGAAACTTCAAATTCTACTCATGGAGTCTTCAAAGGGTGTCTCTCTGCTAGTGAAATGGAGCTTTCTGAGGATTATACTCGTGTGATTTCTCATGGTCCAAACCCAAGAACAACTCATATATTTGATAATTGCATAATTGAGAGTAGTTGTTTTGATATTGGATGCTCTGCTGTTAAAGAGAATGGGTATTGTTTTCCTCACCCTACCAGCTATCCCTCTGAGAGCTTTCTGAGTGTATGTTTTCACTGCAAGAAGAATCTTGAGCAGGGTAAAGACATCTACATGTACAG GGGTGAGATGGCATTTTGCAGCCATGAATGCCGTGACCAGAGGATGTTGTTGGAGGACGTGATGCCTATATAG
- the LOC120577902 gene encoding FCS-Like Zinc finger 13-like, with amino-acid sequence MESSKSYTRCFDVGCSSSVKENELRFPHPIRYPSEIFLSICFQCKKSLQGKDIYMYRSMPFCNNECRNQRIRLDEEEIPKLKTKT; translated from the exons ATGGAGTCTTCAAAGAGTTATACTCGTTGTTTTGATGTCGGATGCTCTTCTTCAGTTAAAGAGAACGAGCTTAGGTTTCCTCATCCTATTAGATATCCCTCTGAAATCTTTTTGAGTATATGTTTCCAATGCAAGAAGAGTCTTCAGGGAAAAGATATCTACATGTACAG GAGTATGCCATTTTGCAACAATGAATGCCGTAACCAGAGGATACGGTTGGACGAGGAGGAGATACCCAAATTGAAAACCAAGACATAG
- the LOC25485190 gene encoding folate-biopterin transporter 1, chloroplastic, which yields MTCVYILSLIPLLPSKFPNFYTSPFVVRSPQYRRGRTHRNPPETEMSGIIPRSASAFRLNIDDSDSLLGSRTGAGKGDTVTTETDLEASSTSKNVLRKNRYSTLFGVDLSPDTVAVAMVYFVQGVLGLARLAVSFYLKDDLHLDPAEAAVISGISAFPWLVKPLYGFISDSIPLFGYRRRSYLVLSGLLGALSWSLMATSVDSKYSAAFCILLGSLSVAFSDVVVDSMVVERARGESQSTSGSLQSLCWGSSAFGGIVSSYFSGSLLDAYGVRFVFGVTALLPLLTSAVAVLVKEQPTLGTARGQTFSFARPEFFENSKQSIIQLWVSVRQPSIFLPTLFIFLWQATPHSDSAMFYFTTNSLGFTPEFLGRVKLVTSIASLLGVGLYNGFLKNVPLRKIFLGTTILGSALGMTQVLLVTGLNRKFGISDEWFAIGDSLILTVLSQASFMPVLVLAARLCPEGMEATLFATLMSVSNGGSVLGGLIGAGLTQVFGITKDKFDNLAALIILCNLSSLLPLPLLGLLPGDNPDANPKDDSEIEMKSN from the exons ATGACTTGTGTGTATATTTTGTCTTTAATACCGTTATTGCCCTCAAAATTTCCCAATTTCTACACCTCGCCGTTCGTTGTTCGTTCACCGCAATACCGCCGGGGAAGAACTCATCGGAATCCGCCGGAAACTGAAATGTCCGGTATCATTCCGAGGTCGGCATCCGCTTTCCGACTCAACATCGATGATAGCGACTCATTACTAGGATCTCGAACCG GTGCAGGAAAAGGCGATACGGTAACAACTGAGACAGATCTAGAGGCTTCCTCTACTAGTAAAAATGTGCTTCGTAAAAACAGATATAGTACATTGTTTGGGGTTGATCTATCCCCAGATACTGTTGCTGTTGCGATGGTATACTTTGTTCAAGGTGTTTTAGGACTTGCAAGGTTGGCTGTCAGTTTTTATTTAAAGGATGATTTGCATCTGGATCCTGCTGAG GCAGCTGTGATTTCTGGTATTTCTGCGTTTCCATGGCTTGTGAAACCTCTGTATGGTTTTATTAG TGACTCCATCCCCCTTTTTGGTTATCGGAGAAGGTCATACCTAGTTTTATCCGGGCTGCTTGGTGCACTCTCATGGAGTCTGATGGCCACTTCTGTTGACAGCAAATATAGTGCTGCTTTTTGCATACTTCTCGGATCTCTCTCTGTTGCTTTCTCGGATGTT GTTGTAGATTCAATGGTTGTGGAAAGGGCACGTGGTGAGTCACAAAGCACTTCGGGATCTCTTCAGTCCTTATGCTGGGGTTCTTCAGCTTTTGGTGGAATTGTGAGCTCCTACTTTAGTGGGTCTTTGTTGGATGCATATGGAGTAAG GTTTGTTTTTGGTGTCACAGCATTGCTTCCACTGCTAACATCTGCTGTTGCTGTTCTTGTAAAAGAACAACCTACACTTGGTACAGCAAGAGGGCAAACCTTTTCATTTGCCAGGCCTgagttttttgaaaattcaaaacagaGTATCATTCAGCTGTGGGTTTCTGTACGACAGCCTAGTATTTTTCTTCccacattatttattttcttgtggCAAGCAACTCCGCATTCTGACTCCGCTATGTTCTACTTTAC CACAAATTCTCTTGGTTTTACCCCCGAGTTTTTAGGACGTGTCAAGCTCGTTACCTCGATTGCATCTCTGCTTGGTGTTGGACTTTATAATGGATTTCTGAAGAATGTTCCTTTGCGGAAAATATTTCTTGGGACTACCATCTTAGGTTCTGCTCTTGGGATGACTCAG gTTTTACTAGTTACTGGACTAAACCGGAAGTTTGGAATAAGCGATGAGTGGTTTGCAATTGGCGATTCATTAATTCTCACTGTTTTGAGTCAG GCTTCTTTCATGCCCGTTCTTGTGCTAGCAGCAAGATTATGTCCTGAGGGGATGGAGGCAACTCTTTTTGCAACTCTCATGTCTGTATCTAATGGAGGGAGTGTTCTTGGGGGATTGATAGGTGCAGGCCTGACTCAAGTATTTGGAATTACCAAGGACAAATTTGATAACTTGGCAGCTTTGATAATCCTCTGCAATCTTAGCTCATTACTGCCTCTACCActtcttggtcttctccctggGGACAATCCTGATGCAAATCCAAAGGACGATTCCGAAATTGAGATGAAGTCTAATTGA
- the LOC25485192 gene encoding uncharacterized protein, with amino-acid sequence MDIESAKCECCGLKEDCTQDYITDVKSKFDGKWLCGLCSEAVRDEVMSGGKKQWDMDEAVKAHMSFCRKFKSNPAVRVAEGMRQMLRRRSNDSSSSSSSSPSSKKYSRSPTTSQVGDSSTFSLY; translated from the coding sequence ATGGATATTGAATCAGCAAAGTGTGAATGCTGTGGTTTGAAAGAAGATTGCACTCAAGACTACATAACCGATGTGAAATCCAAATTTGATGGAAAATGGTTATGTGGGTTGTGTTCAGAAGCAGTGAGAGATGAAGTAATGAGTGGAGGTAAAAAGCAATGGGATATGGATGAAGCTGTGAAAGCTCACATGTCATTTTGCAGAAAATTCAAATCTAACCCTGCAGTTAGAGTAGCAGAAGGTATGAGACAGATGCTAAGAAGAAGATCAAatgattcatcatcatcatcatcatcttcacctTCATCAAAGAAGTATTCAAGGTCACCAACCACTTCTCAAGTTggagattcttccactttttctttgtattgA
- the LOC25485193 gene encoding uncharacterized protein isoform X2, with the protein MRFHLQSKSNSIEEQEEEENNHENSSHYYPGCKKNANCNCEYCIASINATLDLIPNSSLTKFSSSKPNNVNNNITPISIDSSIFSTPENSSDGVIAPSTPVIKSSAKSNHVVQRIERKKKGEKRCFYSGLGLLKMMMVLGVLLFADVVLSMVVSVVFQPSLSEDIVKRVGEKCHKVQDLNGKLKFLQKELGGIVNGKVSNCSFIDKSWKINQWNGGQVSYVIRKANTSWIQPKWGASVVQLDPNTWVLEYQRSSMIDCKGLFSTALEFIKYRISRIVSKMKKDFWQFVAFEDNHQYNWFTTTNYGSKTPT; encoded by the exons ATGAGATTCCACCTTCAATCAAAATCTAACAGCAttgaagaacaagaagaagaagaaaacaaccaTGAAAACAGCTCCCACTACTACCCAGGTTGCAAGAAAAACGCCAATTGCAACTGTGAATATTGCATAGCTAGCATCAATGCAACCCTTGATCTCATACCCAATAGTTCTTTAACCAAATTCTCATCTTCAAAACCCAACAATGTTAACAATAACATCACTCCAATTTCCATTGATTCTTCCATTTTCTCCACACCCGAAAACAGTTCTGACGGTGTAATAGCGCCGTCTACTCCTGTTATCAAGTCAAGTGCTAAATCAAATCATGTTGTTCAGagaattgaaagaaagaaaaagggtgAAAAGAGGTGTTTTTACTCTGGTTTAGGTttattgaagatgatgatggttTTGGGGGTTCTTTTGTTTGCTGATGTTGTTTTGTCAATGGTTGTTTCTGTGGTTTTTCAACCTTCTTTGTCAGAGGATATAGTGAAAAGGGTTGGTGAGAAATGTCATAAAGTTCAAGATTTGAATGGAAAGTTGAAGTTTTTGCAGAAGGAATTGGGAGGGATTGTGAATGGAAAAGTTTCTAACTGTAGCTTTATTGATAAATCATGGAAAATCAACCAG TGGAATGGTGGACAAGTTAGCTATGTGATTCGGAAGGCCAATACTTCATGGATACAACCAAAATGGGGTGCCTCGGTAGTGCAATTAGACCCTAATACTTGGGTTCTTGAGTATCAAAGGAGCTCTATGATTGATTGTAAAGGATTGTTTTCTACAGCATTGGAGTTTATCAAGTATAGGATTTCAAGGATTGTCAGCAAGATGAAGAAAGATTTCTGGCAGTTTGTGGCATTTGAAGATAATCATCAATACAATTGGTTCACAACAACAAACTATGGGTCTAAGACCCCAACTTGA
- the LOC25485193 gene encoding uncharacterized protein isoform X1: MRFHLQSKSNSIEEQEEEENNHENSSHYYPGCKKNANCNCEYCIASINATLDLIPNSSLTKFSSSKPNNVNNNITPISIDSSIFSTPENSSDGVIAPSTPVIKSSAKSNHVVQRIERKKKGEKRCFYSGLGLLKMMMVLGVLLFADVVLSMVVSVVFQPSLSEDIVKRVGEKCHKVQDLNGKLKFLQKELGGIVNGKVSNCSFIDKSWKINQDGLLLNSRCKLYKTAIEEVSIWGWPLQTAGMITTGMSIRTVTILSGRVTEWNGGQVSYVIRKANTSWIQPKWGASVVQLDPNTWVLEYQRSSMIDCKGLFSTALEFIKYRISRIVSKMKKDFWQFVAFEDNHQYNWFTTTNYGSKTPT, translated from the exons ATGAGATTCCACCTTCAATCAAAATCTAACAGCAttgaagaacaagaagaagaagaaaacaaccaTGAAAACAGCTCCCACTACTACCCAGGTTGCAAGAAAAACGCCAATTGCAACTGTGAATATTGCATAGCTAGCATCAATGCAACCCTTGATCTCATACCCAATAGTTCTTTAACCAAATTCTCATCTTCAAAACCCAACAATGTTAACAATAACATCACTCCAATTTCCATTGATTCTTCCATTTTCTCCACACCCGAAAACAGTTCTGACGGTGTAATAGCGCCGTCTACTCCTGTTATCAAGTCAAGTGCTAAATCAAATCATGTTGTTCAGagaattgaaagaaagaaaaagggtgAAAAGAGGTGTTTTTACTCTGGTTTAGGTttattgaagatgatgatggttTTGGGGGTTCTTTTGTTTGCTGATGTTGTTTTGTCAATGGTTGTTTCTGTGGTTTTTCAACCTTCTTTGTCAGAGGATATAGTGAAAAGGGTTGGTGAGAAATGTCATAAAGTTCAAGATTTGAATGGAAAGTTGAAGTTTTTGCAGAAGGAATTGGGAGGGATTGTGAATGGAAAAGTTTCTAACTGTAGCTTTATTGATAAATCATGGAAAATCAACCAG GATGGTCTATTATTGAATTCAAGGTGCAAATTGTACAAAACAGCAATTGAGGAGGTATCAATTTGGGGGTGGCCTCTACAAACAGCTGGAATGATCACCACTGGGATGTCTATTCGTACAGTAACTATCTTATCAGGAAGAGTTACTGAG TGGAATGGTGGACAAGTTAGCTATGTGATTCGGAAGGCCAATACTTCATGGATACAACCAAAATGGGGTGCCTCGGTAGTGCAATTAGACCCTAATACTTGGGTTCTTGAGTATCAAAGGAGCTCTATGATTGATTGTAAAGGATTGTTTTCTACAGCATTGGAGTTTATCAAGTATAGGATTTCAAGGATTGTCAGCAAGATGAAGAAAGATTTCTGGCAGTTTGTGGCATTTGAAGATAATCATCAATACAATTGGTTCACAACAACAAACTATGGGTCTAAGACCCCAACTTGA
- the LOC25485194 gene encoding uncharacterized protein produces the protein MILSSIQNQNLFVILILLVVQSSVALKMKIHPVPRKRNITIQFGTDAGNPSSEAQTLLGISGKKLRRLPHVFSRVLELPFRSDADVAVEEAADCFRFVAETEGIGEVRAHTVEIHPGVTKIVVRDGESLELSLDQLELDMWRFRLPDSTLPELASAVFVDGELIVTVPKGHEVQNVEGGGGMGGGGGGRLVLVQ, from the coding sequence ATGATTCTTTCTTCaatccaaaaccaaaatttattCGTGATATTAATCTTGTTGGTGGTTCAATCCTCTGTGGcgttaaaaatgaagattcacCCTGTTCCTCGAAAACGCAACATCACAATCCAATTCGGAACCGACGCCGGTAACCCTTCATCGGAGGCACAGACTCTGTTAGGAATCTCCGGGAAGAAATTACGCCGTCTACCTCATGTTTTCAGCCGCGTGTTGGAGCTTCCGTTTCGATCAGACGCTGATGTAGCGGTGGAGGAAGCGGCTGATTGTTTCCGTTTTGTGGCGGAGACGGAGGGGATTGGGGAAGTGAGGGCGCATACGGTGGAGATCCATCCCGGTGTGACGAAGATTGTTGTTAGAGATGGGGAGTCTTTGGAATTGTCGCTTGATCAGTTAGAGCTTGATATGTGGAGGTTTAGGTTGCCGGATTCGACGTTACCGGAGCTTGCTAGTGCGGTGTTTGTGGATGGGGAGTTGATTGTTACAGTGCCGAAAGGGCATGAGGTGCAGAATGTTGAAGGTGGTGGAGGTatgggtggtggtggtggtggtagaCTTGTGCTTGTACAGTGA